The Acidobacteriota bacterium DNA window GCACCGTTACAACAGAACTCGAGTGGGGGACAGCCCCCCGCTTTGCATACATTGTTGACGACTCTCTTCACGCACTTGACCTTCTTAGCTTCGGCCGCAGCCGCTATCCTGTGGCTGTTGTATCGGACCTTTCCGGTCAAAGTGGCGACCCCAGCTTTTACAACAACGTCGATGTCTTTTAGTGAGGCCCGCTTAGATAGGCGCTCTTTGATTTGGGCCGCGAGCGCTGCATCGTCAGCCTTCGAACAATCAGTTTTGGTTGACGGCTTCGTCGCGCTCTTAGTCGCGCCGCTCTTGTTGGTGTTTTGCGCTGCAGACGCGCTTGTGGTTGAACCGCCCGCTACAGGGTGCATCGAAGCGAAGGCGATCATCCCAAGAAACAGTGGAAGCAGCAGCGCTGTTGCGGAAATTCTCGTTGGTGAGGTCTTTGTCATCGTTTTCTCCTTATCTGAAGTTTTCTATCATCGAGATCAAGGTCCTTGTTAACTGCTTACCGTAGAAAATTGCCTTTCCATCAGGCGACCACGCCATGCTGGAGAAATAGAGCTTCGGGTCAGTGTTTGAGGTGACTCTCCTTCCTTTACCGCCATTAACGCTAATCAGCCAGACGTTATCTTTAGCGTCTTCCCGCACCGGCACAGCGATAACCCGGCCGTCCGGTGATAAAAAAGAATTATAAAGATAGGCAGACTTCGGGTGAGCAATTTCATGCTTAACCCCTCCGGTCGCTGAAACCTGAAACAACGTAATCCCGCGTGGCTCCTCCGAAGGAACGTCGAGGTCAGCCGTTCCGGCAACAAGGTTATCGCCAGACCAACCTAGCAGCCGCAAGAAGGAATTCTTCTGAAAGATGATTTCGGATCTCTCCGTCTTTGTGTCCAATACCCAGATGCTCCAAAGCTGGTTGCCGTCAGCGGGCGCTACTCTTGTCCTCGACAGATAAGCGATACGTGTGGCATCAGGTGAAAGGAAAGGGCAATAAAAGATGAGATCAAGGTTTGTGGGCACCAAAGTATGAGTCTCACCTGAACCATCAACAGCCACCATGCAGACGCTCGATTGTTCATACGATGTGCAATAAACAATCCTCTTGCTGTCGAATGTCCAGGAATAATCTTTGGGCAGCACCCGGTTATAGGGCGCGCTGACTTGCCCTCCGGTGTTAACGCCATCGGTGGTTAGCTGTCTTTCATCTCCGCCCGCGGCTCTCACCGTCCATAGATTCCAGCCTTTACTTCGACGCACAAATGCGACGTGTTCGCCATCGGGCGACCACAGCGGCTTTATTCCTTCAGCGGCTAACTGATTCTGTGGACCCTCAGTCGCTATTGGTCTGGTTAGTATCCGGCACTTGTCCAGCTTAACATGACCAAGTTCCCGGATAGATTGATACGCAATCGTCTTACCATCAGGTGAAACATCGGGCCACAGCTTGACGTTCACGTCCGATGCCAGCTCGAGCTCACTGCCAGTGTCCAGTCTCACTCCCCAGATATCGCTCTCTTCTTTCAGGTTTTTGTATAGTATTTTTGTGCCATCCGCTGAAACATCTTGGACGAAAACACTAGTCTCTCCAAAGGTAATCTGCAGCGGTTTTCGACCATCGAGATAAGCTATGCATATCTGGAACGTGCCGTCACGGTCGGAGCTATAGACTATTCTCTTCCCGTCCGGGAGCCATGCAAGATTCATGTCTCTCGCCGGATCATTGGTAATTCGTGCCGGCGCACCGCCTGACACTGGCATCACCCATAGATCCTCTTGCCCGTCCTTGTTGGCTACGTAAACGATCCGGTCCTCGCCCGGCGATACGCTCAAGTACACTATGCGCTGATCGAAGTGCGCTACCAGTTTGGTATCCCCAGATGTCGTATTCAGAGCTAGGAGATCGGTGTCAAAAGCAGAGCCGTAGGTGTACAGGTAGTAAATGGTATGTCCATCATCCGACCAGGATATCAGTTTGTATTCAGTATCGACCTGCTTAAGCAATGTTGGCGTGCCGCCAAAAGCCGGCATTCGCCAGATTCCGAACTGCTTTCCTCGATTCGATTTGAATGCTATTTGACTGCCGTCAGGTGAGAAGATCGGATTATTGTTGTTCCATTCTCCCTTAGTGATCTGAATCGGGTTCGGATCTCCGCCTATGCTCTGCTTGATCCACAGATTGGGGACTCCGCCTCCCATCGTAGAAAAGGCGATTAATTTGCCATCGCGCGAGAGGACGCTTTCGACATCCTCGTCCGCCTCATTCTTCCAATTTGCAAGCTGGACAAACTTCAAGGAAGACAGAAATTCTGTCTGAGTCTCGTTGGGCGTTCTGGCGATCAACCACCAAATAACTCCGGCGACAGCGACTGCAATCGGAACAATCACCGCCACTGGTAAGCGGACGCGCGGAGACAGTATCCTGGATGTCGTCGAAACGAAGCTTCCGGTGGGTAGGATTCGAGTCTTGATAGTCATTGGAGAGCTTACCGCGGAAGGCCTCGTTGAAGCGCCCCTGATCTGTATTCCCTTGCTCTGAATATACTCGACCAGTTCCAGCTTCAATTCATTGACCGAATCGTACCTATCCGCCGGCTCTTTCTTCATTGCTTTCGTTACTATTCTCTCGAGGTCCCGGCCCACTTCCCGTCTTACTTTGCTGAGAGGTTTAGGCTCCTCGTGCAGAATCGCGTGCATTGCTTCTATCGAGCTTCGACCGGTGAAGGGGCGCACGCCGCTCAGCATCTCATAAAACGTGGCGCCGAATGAAAAGACATCACTGCGCGCATCAACGGCCTCGCCCCGCACCTGCTCCGGTGACATGTAAGGAGCCGTTCCAATGATGGCCGCCGCCGTGGTCACGTGCATCATCGTAGGAGATTCGTCGGTCAGCTTGCTCAGATATGAGGAAACTTGTTTCGCGAGCCCGAAATCAAGCACCACTGCCGAGCCGCGTTCGTTCACGATTATGTTCGAGGGCTTTATGTCTCGATGTATGACCCCGTTCTTATGAGCTTCTTCAAGGGCCTCTGCGACGTCCAACGCATAACTCACCGCGCTTTCTATCGGCATCGGGCCTTGCGTCAGCAACTCGTGAATCGTTCTCCCCTGCAGGTACTGCATAGCGATGAAGACCAGGTCGCCTTCCTTCCCCACTTCAAAAACGGTGCAGATGCTTGGGTGAGACAGAATCGAAGCGGCGCGGGCCTCGCGCAAGAATCGCTGGTGAGCGTTTTGATCTGCAGTCAGCTCGGGCGAGAGAGTTTTGATGGCAACGACTCTGCCAAGCTCGAGGTCTACCGCTTTATAGATCTCGCCCATGCCACCGCGGCCGATCAGTTCCTTGATCTTGTAGTGCGAGATCGTTGAGTCCGGGCTCAGGGTGCTCATAGCCGTTCTCCACACTTGCGTGGCCAAGACCTCGCGATCCGAAGAGAGCGGACCTCCTGTTCGGCGAGAAGACCAGGTGTTTACAAAACTTCAAACGCTTACAATGACCACAAGCCTTGAAGCTTATATGCTGTTGAGCCTGCGACTGATAAGCTTCAGTCGCGCCGTTACTGTTTAGTTCATCGAAAGAAAAAAAGCAAGCGGCACGAACTACTGAGGACTGTCTGATTTAACACACCGCACGTTTGAACAAGATGGCTCTTCGGCGCCCAGCTCTTGAGTTCAGATCATGAGTCCAATCTGAAATCCGCGACGACCGGCGCGTGGTCGGAAGGCTTCTCCCAGCCGCGAGGTTCTTTGTCTATCAAGACAGAAGTCGACTCTTTGGCAAGCGGCTCGGTCACCCACACGTGATCGATTCGCAGTCCAAGGTTGCGCCGGAATGCTCCCGCGCGATAATCCCACCACGAATACTGATTCGCTTCTGAGTTGTGCATCCGGAACGCATCCACAAAACCCCATTGCCTCACGAGGTCCAACGCGTCCTTCTCGGGCTCGCTGAAAAGGATTCGCCCGCGCCACAGCTCCGGATTGTGGACGTCGCGTTCTTCAGGCGCGACGTTGAAATCGCCGCACAGCAGCACTCTCTCGCTCGGCTGATAGCACGAGTCGAAGAAGGCTCGCAGCCGTCGCAGCCATTCCAGCTTGAAGTAGTATTTGTCGGCGCCGACCGCCTGGCCGTTGGGAGTATAGACATTGACGATTCGGATTCCGCTTATGGTCGCCGCAAGCACACGAGACTGAGAGCCGGGCTCGTCATCTGGCAAGCCGCGGCTGACCCGTTCACACTTGACGCGTGAGAGGATCGCGACCCCGTTGTATGCAGCTTGCCCGAACGATTCAGACAGGTAACCTAGCCGGGCGAACTCTTCGGCGGGAAACTTCTCGTCGATGCACTTGGTCTCTTGCATGCACAAGACGTCGGGACTGGCGGCTTCAAGCCATCGGACGACCTGGGGTAAGCGCGCCAGCACCGAGTTCACATTCCACGTGGCGATCTTCAATGCGTTTCCCATTTCGAATCAGGACGCCGAAAGAAACGGGCCGCGGCTAAGCGGCCCTTTGCTGAATTTAGTACCCGCGGCAGGAGTCGAACCTGCGACTTCTTGCTCCGGAGGCAAGCGCTCTATCCACTGAGCTACGCGGGCAAGCGTTTATGCGAACGGACAGCATAGCGAGGAACTGTGATCAGTGTCAATTTTCGGCCAGGTGCGCGTCAGACTTTCGCGCACCACCTCTGAGAGAGACTATGAAAACTCCGGGAATACCACCCACGGGCAGTGGGTGGATTGTTCAAGTGCAGCCTACAAAGGGGCGCGCCCGGATTCCCGTTTTTCCTCTCCTCCCCTCGCGGCGCGAGGGGAGACAGAGATAAAAAAAACACAGGGGGCCGGCGGCTCTCTACGTAGGCTGGGCTTGAACAATCCACCCCACTGCCGTGGGTGGTATTCCCGGAGGTTTTCAGAGTCTCTGTCAGAGGTGATGAATCCGTGATGCTAAGGCCTACAGGATCGCCTTGCTGCGTCTCAGATGCCCACACGCGTTTCTCCGCTAGTAAATCTGGCGAAGGTTATGGCCAAGTGTATGCACTCATCGTTTGCACCCGCGCTTGCGGAGCAGGACAAGAATCACGGCCTGGCTTCAAACACAAGATTGAACGGCGTTTGGGTCGCGCGGCGGAATCGCTTGAAGCCTCCGCTCGTGACCACCTCGCGAATCCGAGCCTCACCCGCTTGCGCGCCAAGACCCAACCCCACTTCTTGAGAGCGCGATGCCGGCGTGCAGATCATCGTAGACGCTGCATAAAAAATCCGGCCTATCGGATTCAAATTGTCCTCGACTTTATCATTGGCAAATGGCTCGACTATCATCCACGAACCATCGGGCTTCAACGTGCTGAGCACGTGAGCCGCCGCTCCGGCCGGATCGCCCATGTCATGCAGGCAATCGAAGAACGCCACGAAGTCATAGTCGCTGCCCGGGTAATCTTTCGCCTTCGCCACCTCGAAGCTCACCCGGTCGGATACACCTGCTTCGACCGCCTTCTTGCGGGCGTACTCAATCGAGCCTTGATGGTAATCGAATCCGATAAAGGTTGATTTCGGGTACGCCTGTGACATCAGAATGGTCGAGGCGCCGTGGCCGCAACCGACATCCGCTACGCTCGCCCCTGCCTTCAGCTTTTCCTCGAGGCCTTCGAGCGCGGGTATCCAGGAGCTCATAAGGTTTGCCGCGTAGCCCGGTCTGAAGAACCGTTCGGTGCCCCGAAACAGTCCGGGATCGTGTTCGTGCCAGCCCACCCCGTCGCCAGTTCTAAATGCATCCGTGATTCGAGGTTCGGCCTTCACCGCCGAGAGCGCAAGTTGGAACGCGCCCGGCAAGAAGACCGGTCCGTTCTCGTCGGTGAGCGCGAACGCCTGTTCTTCGGTTAAGAAGAATCGGCCGGGTTCCGCATCGTAGCTTGCGTAGCCCCCGGCCGCTTGCGACGCGAGCCATTCGCGCACATACCGCTCGGTTGTGCCGGTGCGCGTGGCAAGCTCTTCCGAGGTGATCGGGCCCGCTTCGGCCATCGCCTTGTACAAGCCCAATTTGTCTCCGATTACCGCCATCGCCGCATGAAAGGTCCCGCCAAAATCATTCAGAAACCTTCCAAGAAGCTCGCTCATCTTTTCCTCGTTGATAGCCATCATCACCTCTTCTGGGATTGTTCTTTTTGGGAGTAGGTGGATATGAAATCACGACGGTCGTTTCATTTCAACCGGCGGCAGGTCAGTTCCGCGGTTAGTTCATTCCGACACGAAGACTCAAAGATGCCAAGCCACACCAAGTCACCGGCTTCGAGTCTCCTTCGTGCCTTGGTGACTTAGTGGCGGAATGCAGTTTTTCAGCAGCCCGGCAAAAGCAAATGACGACAGAGCGGTCTTCAGAAGCTTGCCTTCATCTCGATGGGCTTCTTGTCCTTTGAGAACGCAGCGAGCGAGCAGTTCCAAACGGCAGTCCTGGAATTCAGCACGATGTCGGCGTTTGTCTCGGTGATCGGCGACGGCGCGTGCAACACGAACCGCATCCTTACGATCGAGAGAATCAACGGCTTGAATTGTTCTTCCATTTCTTTTGACGCCTTGTCTTCTTCGGGACTCGGCTTCGGCTGCTCTTGTACTTTGCCGTTCACCTTTACTTCCGCCTTCACTTCGGCCTTTGCTTTTGCATCGACGTCCAGAAGGAACTTCTGGGTGTAGAAGCTCTTGTTATCCTTCTTCTCGATCTGCACCGACCACTGCGGGTCCGATCCAATATCGCCTTCCTTCAGGCTGCTCTTTCCGAAGTTCGCCAGCACGCGCTGAATGTCCTGGAGCTGCTTGAACGAGAACACAAGGTAGATGCTCTGAACACCGTTTTGCTTCACGTCCCTGACTTCCTTCAGCTTGATGGTTGGAGGCAGCGCGGTGGTCAGCTCCTTTTTGAACTCGGCCAGCGCATCGGCCGGAGATTTCTTTTGCGTCATTTCGGCTCCGGCCATCTTTTCAGGAAGGTCGGGCAGCGAAATGAAGATGACCAGGTCACCGCTTCCGTCCGCGTTGAGGAATATCTCCTGCTCGATGCTGAAGCAGCCGGTGACGAACACGCAACAGACGATTATGATTCCATAGCCAACCAAACATTTGATTTTCATAAACCCCTTTCTCTGGTAAGCGATCCGCAATGTCTTGTCAGGTCTCCGCAGACCGCGATCAATGTCGCAGCAGACTCTCTCGCGGTCAATGCTCACTTCAAGCTCACCGGTTCTGCTCCTCCGTAATAGATGCCATTGAACAAAAACTTGAACGTCCCGTGTGGTTGAGCGCGGAACGTGATCTCCGGTCCAAAGAGAAACAGCTTGCCTTTTCCGATCTTTGCTTCCGCTACGGCTACGCCATCCTGAAGATACTTCTGACCCCACGCCCAACCGCTTCTGAGAGGTTTGTCGCTGTCGAACCAGGCAACCGCCTTTACCTCTTTCAAAGCAGCTTCAGGTTTGAGCCGGAACACGGGGCTGTTGTCGAAGAACACGTCGACCTTGTCACTCATCCCGTAAGCGAGCGGGTTGTTGTTGTCTACACGCACTTGCAAGACTGATCCCGGAACGTAGTACTTCTCTCGCGGCAACGCGCGCTCAACGCCTTCTGGTGGTTTCTCCATCAACGCGTTTGCGATCGGCAAACCCGTGTTGTAACCGAGACTGGTCGAGCTGCCAATGGTGAGAATCGTTCCGCCTGCTTCAAGAAACTGGCGCAACTGCGGAATCGTCTTTGCAACCGTCACGCTGCCGAGCCGCTCGCGAAACTCAGCGGGTATGCTCTGCGGATCAATTGGTCCGCCGCCTCCGCCTCCGCCGCCTCTTCCACCCGGCCCTCCGCCATCGCGCGCGGGGATGCCTCCGTCCGCGAAGATGAGCACGTCGAATTTACTGGCGAGATCGCCCGCGTCGAGCGCCGGCGGATAGACGACGCTGAACCGAAACTCGTACTGTTCCAGGAGCCAGCGGATCCACCCCGATGGCATCGAGCCGCCGTAGCGATCCCACAGACCAATTCGCAAAGCGCGCAGCTTGTATGCTTCGCCCGTGGGCTTTGAAGCTACTGCGTCGAAGGTCAACCCGATGTCGTTGGCCAGCTTCTGCAGCTTGGGAAGGGTGGATGGCTTTGCTGAAACGAAGATCGCGCCGGCCGGATATGGCTTGCCGTTCGCGCTGACCGGCTGCTTCAGCCAGTAGACTTCTTCGCCGCTTGAAAGCAGCCGATTCACCGCAATGATCGAGTCGTTGACTTGATGACTGAGTAGAAACCCGGCCGCGCCAGCGACCGTGTTGACTTTGCCCGGCGCCGGTTTCGCCAGTCCGGTGATCTTCTCAAACGGGCCCTCGAATCCGTCGAGAACCCGATCGAACGTCACACCCATCTGAAAAGCGAGCGTGTAGCCGGCGCTGTCGTAAGGAGGAGTGGGCGGACCACCGGGATATGGAATGTCGTCCGGATGATCTTGCGGCTCGAACATATCAAGAACGTGCGGGCGGAAAGCCTGCGCGGTCTTGACGACGTAGGAACCCGCCGGATAGCTCTTACCCGCGACTTGAAAGGCGCTGGTGGCGCGATGGATGGTGACGCCGTTCTTGATCAGAGCGTTGACGAACTTTGTCGCGGTCAGGAAGTCCGCCTGATCTGACGTGAGGATGTAACCGCGAGGATCACGGTTCTCCGGTTTGCGAAGCAACTCGAAATACTTGATCGGCACGCCGCGTTGAAAGGTAGCTTGCGGCGAGTCGCCGGCTTCGGGCGAGTCGCCAGCGCGGCGCGCAACACCCGCTTGCTGACTGTCTTTGGCGACTGCCGCGTTCACCTCGGCAAGCACCTTCGGATGAATCGTCCAGTTGTCCCGGCTTCCGCGCTCGATCGAGTTTTTGCCCATCCGATAGATGTTGAACAGCAAGTCTTCCCGATGTTTCGAGGCAACATCCAGCACAGCGCGGTTCGCGCTCATCGAGTACTCGATGGACTGGCGGAAATGCCATTTCTGCGGCGCGATGGGGTAAGCCTGCTCGCCCTTCGGCAGAAGCCGGTTGGGCAAAAACGGGATCTCAATAGGCGTCGGGCTGCCGATGGATTCGGTCAGCAAACCGATCATATTGTGAAAGCCGGTGGTTGAACGCAGCCCGCCATTCCACCACGTTGAATAAGGCGCGCCCGCACGCTGTGTCGCTCCCGGCTTGCCTTCAGTTGCGAACCGGTTGTGCATCGCGGCCCCGACCAGGTCGATGCCCAGCGGCACAAGCGGATCGTGATAATAATTGAACGGATCGCGGAATGGCGGAGCGAACAACACGGTTCCCGCCGGGCCGGTCTGATGGTGATTGTAAACAACGTGCGGGAACCACTCGTGATAGAAAATGCGGTTTATCGCTTCGGTCTCGGGCTGGTTGACCATGTAAAAGTCGCGATTGTTGTCGTGACCGATGTACTTCTGGTAAAGGCGCGGCAGCCCGGCCGTGGATCGCTTCATCGGGTCGGGGTTGCGCATATACCAGTTCGAGACCAGATCAAGCCCGTCGGGATTCACACAAGTCGCCAGCAGAATCACGTCCTTGAGAATTCGCAGCGTCTCGGGATCGTTCATGCTCACCATCTGATAGACCAATTCCATCAGTTGCTGCGCGCCAAGGACTTCGGTGGCGTGCAAGCCGCCGTCGATCCACACGACCGCCTTGCCTTCAGCCGCCAGCGCTCGCGCCTGCTCGTCGGTGAGCCCCTCGGCAGTCGCGAGCCGGCGCTCGATTTCTTTGTACTGCTCGAGCTTCTTGTGATTCTCAGGCGCGGTGATGATTGCCATGAGCATCGTCCGGCCTTCAGCGGTTTTGCCGATCTCAATCAGCTTCATACGGTCGGACTGCTGCGCAAGCTTCTTCCAGTAGTCGACGAGTTGAGTGTAGTTGGCGAGTTGATAGTCGTCCCCGAAATTGAACCCGAGCTGCTCCTTCGGGCTGGTGACTTTGGTTTGAGCGACCGCCGTAGCTGCGAGAAGCAAGACTGCGGCTAATGGTGCAATAATGCGGCTCCCGCGCTTATTCATAAAGACACCTCGCAGGCACTGTCGAAGTCATTCTTGAGTATCCACTGAATTGGGTTAACGGCTCACACCTGAAAACCGAGTGGCGAGCACTGGTTCTACATCAATTCATTGCTGATCGTAAAGGCCGAGATCGAGCAACTGCTTATAGTCGACGATACCGACCCTCAGTCTATCGAGAGGAACCCGATTCGGTCGACGACGTTGATATTGAATGCCTGCGGGTCCGCGAAGTAAACACGGCTTGCCGCTCTTGATCGAGACAGAGACTGTCAACTGCTCGAAGTGGATTCGGCTGAGGAACTCAAAGGGAGCTTCACGTTTGGGATACGTGCGCAACCGGGATCTCTTCGGTTTTCTCAAACGGCCTCGCTCCCGTCGCTATATCGTTTACGGCATGAAGTATATCGGCGGAGTAGTATCGAGTGCCGCATAAGTCGCAGACTCCGATGATGACCTCTTCGAGGATTACAAACCCGGCCTTATGTTTGAACGCCTCGCGCTTGACCTTCTTCGGCCGAACGATTCCTTCGCAGTACTCACATTTGTAGCCGTACATAACCTATTCCTCAGACTCGGTCATCGCATAGACCGTGATTATGAGGTAGCGGCCCGTACTTGTAAAACGCCCGACGACGCCAACCTTCGTTTGCTCACCCGGCTCCCTCGATGACGTATCGGATCCCCCTTGGGTCGTTCCTTTCAGTTCGATCTACATTTCCGTTCAAGACGGCGTGCTCGATATCCACTTGACCAGCGACGAATCCGGGAGTTGCGTAGAGAATGGGGACACGCCAAGTTCTACCGTCTCCGCTGAGGCTCGGCGTTCCGGCGCAGTACACCGTGCCTGCACGGGAAACTAAGACCCCGTTGACTCGGCCCCTAATATCAGGGGCGTCGAAGCTCGGAGTGTGTTTTATTGCCAGGTTTTTGCGTCTGGACATCAGAGGCATCGTAGCAAATGACTTCAAGGAGTTCGTCATCGACCATCGAAATCGCTAGATCCCCATCGACGATTCCCACTCCCCGAGCGTTTGATCCAACCTGTCCATCAAATCATCAACCTGCTCGCGAGTGATGCACAGCGGCGGCGCGATGAAGATCGGCATTCCTCGCTTCAAGGCTCCGGGGCGACGAGGGCCGTACAACGACATATAAAAGGCAAGACCGTTCTTTAAACCAATTGCCTGGAACTTCTCATCAGCGTTAGCCTCGGGCGGAAACCACTCCATCGTGTCCTTGTCGCGTACTAGCTCTAACACCATCAGCAAACCTTTGCCGCGCGCCTCGGCGATCGTGCGGCGCGCGAGAAAGCGTTCCGCGTTTGAGTGTAGGTAAGCTCCGACTGTGGCGCTGTTCTCGACCAGCTTGTCTTTCTCGAGGATGTCCAAGACCGCGAGACTCGCGGCGCATGCCAGCGGGTGACCCATGTTCGTGAAGCCGTGAACGAAAGTTTCGCCGGCCGCGAACGGCTCGTTCACTTCGTCGCTAACGGTCACCGCGCCCATCGGGACATAAAGCCCGGAGATTCCTTTTGCCGTGGTCATGATATCCGCTTGCACGCCGAAGTGCTCCATCGCGAACCAGCGGCCAGTGCGGCCAAAGCCGGTTACTACTTCGTCGGCGATCAACAACACATCGTAGCGATCACAGATTTCGCGGACCGCTTGCCAGTACTCGGCGGGCGGCATCAGGCCATAGTCTTTGCCGGCGCCGACCGGAGTCGCGATGAAAGCCGATACCTGCTCGGGCCCGACGAAGTAGATCGTCTCTTCGAGCTCACGTGCGCATTGAAGCGCCCAGTCTACTTCGCTCATTCCCTCGGGACGTTCCTTCGGGTTGCGGTAGTGCCGAACGTGAGGCCAGTTCGCGAGCATCGGAAGAAACGGCTTGCGAAAGCCCGGCCCGCCCGCGACTGACAACGCGCCTAGCGACATTCCGTGATAGCTATCCCAGGTCCCGATCACGACGTTCTTCTGCTCGTGGCCGCGAGCGAGGTGATACTGGCGGGCGATCTTGATCGCGGTCTCGACCGCTTCCGAGCCGCCCGAGCACAGATAGGTGGTGTTGAGATTGCCGGGCGCGAGGCGCGCGATTCGGGCACAGACATCGGCGCGCGGTTGATTGGAAAGCGCGGGATGACAGTAAGCGTACTTCTCGGCTTGTCGAGTGATGGCTTCGATGACACGACGGTCGCCGTGCGCTATGTTCATCGCAATCGGACCGCCCGACGCGTCAATGTAGCGATTGCCGTCAGTGTCGTAGAGGTATATGCCTTCGGCGCGCTCGAGTGCTGGCGCGAACGCGTGATAGGAGAAGAGGTGCTTCCAATCGCCCTCGGCGGTTCGCTGGTTTGGGATCTCTCTTTCTGGTGTTGCCATTGATAACTCCTGGGATGTTTGTAGTCCCGTCTTCAGACGGAAGTTTGTATCTCCTCGCTTCAGCTAAGAAAGAGGGTTGTCGCGAGCTTTACAAACTTCCGCCTGAAGGCGGGACTACGAACATTCATGTTTTCTCTGCCCACGCAATGGACGCCACTGCTCTCCGTGACTATTTGCCGGGCGGTAGTATAATCCGAATCCGAACTACGTCAAAGCGCGTGCAAGGGACGTTCAGAGTACCGACTTTAGTCGGCTATCTTGCGTCACCAGTACTTTGCTGCATGCCGAGAGAGAAGCCGACTAAAGTCGGTACTCTGAACGCTTGTTTGGTTTGACGTCGAACAAGGAGTCGAAATGCTGACCGTTGAACTCATTCGCCGCGGGGCGCGTTACTTCCCCGACCGAACCGCTGTGCTGTTCGAAGACAAATCGCTCACTTTCGCCGAGGTCGATCAACTCTCAAATCGTTTCGCGCACGTTCTTGCGCGCGGCGGCATCCAACGCGGTTCTCGACTGGCGATACTCGCCAACAACAGTCTCAACAGCATGCCTGTTGATTTCGCCTGCATTAAAGCGGGCGCCGCGCGCACGCCGTTGAACGCGCGCCTCTCGATGGACGAGCACGAGCATATGTTGCGCGAGATAGGCGCGAGAGTCGTGATTTACGATGCGGAGCTGGCCGACCGGGCCGAGGCTCTGGCCGCGCGCGTCGCGGGCCTGACGATGCTCGGCCTGGGTTCAACCCGCTGCGGTGCGGACTTGCTCGTAGAAGCATTGTCCGCTCCGAAAAATGATCCGCAAACTCCAGCAGAACCCGACGACGTTATTTTGACGGTGTTCACCTCCGGCACAACCGGGCGACTAAAAGCAGCCGAGCACACCCAGGCCACTTACGCGGCGGTGTGCAACAACACCTCGATTAACCTGCCGGACATTGGACCCGATGACGTGATGCTCCACGCGGCATCGCTGTTTCATGCGAGCGGTTGTTTCATGCTGCCCTACTGGATGAAGGGCGCAACGACTGCCGTTCTAGCGCGATTTGAACCGGCCGAGTTTCTGAATGCAATCGCTCGTTGGCGCGTGACTTCGATACACCTCGTGCCGACCATGCTCGCGATGTTGTTGGCTCACTCGGATATCGAGAAGGCGGAAATGCCGACGGTCAGAACGATTGTCTACGGCGCATCGCCGATGCCGCTGCCGGTCATCAAACGAGCGCTTGAGCTTTGGGGTCCTCGCTTTGTGCAGTACTACGGCCAGACTGAAGCGCCGCTGTTTATCACCAGGCTCGACAAAGAAGATCACGTTGGGCCGTGGGCTGATCGGCGGCTGTTAGCTTGCGGCCGGCCTTCGGTGGATTGCGAAATCCGATTGATTGACGACAAGGGCGACGACGTGGCGCCGGGTGAGCAAGGCGAGATTGCTCTTCGCGCGCCGTTTGCGATGGCGGGCTACTTCAACGCGCCTGATCTGAATGACGCGATGTTT harbors:
- a CDS encoding protein kinase — its product is MSTLSPDSTISHYKIKELIGRGGMGEIYKAVDLELGRVVAIKTLSPELTADQNAHQRFLREARAASILSHPSICTVFEVGKEGDLVFIAMQYLQGRTIHELLTQGPMPIESAVSYALDVAEALEEAHKNGVIHRDIKPSNIIVNERGSAVVLDFGLAKQVSSYLSKLTDESPTMMHVTTAAAIIGTAPYMSPEQVRGEAVDARSDVFSFGATFYEMLSGVRPFTGRSSIEAMHAILHEEPKPLSKVRREVGRDLERIVTKAMKKEPADRYDSVNELKLELVEYIQSKGIQIRGASTRPSAVSSPMTIKTRILPTGSFVSTTSRILSPRVRLPVAVIVPIAVAVAGVIWWLIARTPNETQTEFLSSLKFVQLANWKNEADEDVESVLSRDGKLIAFSTMGGGVPNLWIKQSIGGDPNPIQITKGEWNNNNPIFSPDGSQIAFKSNRGKQFGIWRMPAFGGTPTLLKQVDTEYKLISWSDDGHTIYYLYTYGSAFDTDLLALNTTSGDTKLVAHFDQRIVYLSVSPGEDRIVYVANKDGQEDLWVMPVSGGAPARITNDPARDMNLAWLPDGKRIVYSSDRDGTFQICIAYLDGRKPLQITFGETSVFVQDVSADGTKILYKNLKEESDIWGVRLDTGSELELASDVNVKLWPDVSPDGKTIAYQSIRELGHVKLDKCRILTRPIATEGPQNQLAAEGIKPLWSPDGEHVAFVRRSKGWNLWTVRAAGGDERQLTTDGVNTGGQVSAPYNRVLPKDYSWTFDSKRIVYCTSYEQSSVCMVAVDGSGETHTLVPTNLDLIFYCPFLSPDATRIAYLSRTRVAPADGNQLWSIWVLDTKTERSEIIFQKNSFLRLLGWSGDNLVAGTADLDVPSEEPRGITLFQVSATGGVKHEIAHPKSAYLYNSFLSPDGRVIAVPVREDAKDNVWLISVNGGKGRRVTSNTDPKLYFSSMAWSPDGKAIFYGKQLTRTLISMIENFR
- a CDS encoding class I SAM-dependent methyltransferase — its product is MAINEEKMSELLGRFLNDFGGTFHAAMAVIGDKLGLYKAMAEAGPITSEELATRTGTTERYVREWLASQAAGGYASYDAEPGRFFLTEEQAFALTDENGPVFLPGAFQLALSAVKAEPRITDAFRTGDGVGWHEHDPGLFRGTERFFRPGYAANLMSSWIPALEGLEEKLKAGASVADVGCGHGASTILMSQAYPKSTFIGFDYHQGSIEYARKKAVEAGVSDRVSFEVAKAKDYPGSDYDFVAFFDCLHDMGDPAGAAAHVLSTLKPDGSWMIVEPFANDKVEDNLNPIGRIFYAASTMICTPASRSQEVGLGLGAQAGEARIREVVTSGGFKRFRRATQTPFNLVFEARP
- a CDS encoding BON domain-containing protein, whose amino-acid sequence is MTKTSPTRISATALLLPLFLGMIAFASMHPVAGGSTTSASAAQNTNKSGATKSATKPSTKTDCSKADDAALAAQIKERLSKRASLKDIDVVVKAGVATLTGKVRYNSHRIAAAAEAKKVKCVKRVVNNVCKAGGCPPLEFCCNGACQTQPCAPDTKKP
- the xth gene encoding exodeoxyribonuclease III produces the protein MKIATWNVNSVLARLPQVVRWLEAASPDVLCMQETKCIDEKFPAEEFARLGYLSESFGQAAYNGVAILSRVKCERVSRGLPDDEPGSQSRVLAATISGIRIVNVYTPNGQAVGADKYYFKLEWLRRLRAFFDSCYQPSERVLLCGDFNVAPEERDVHNPELWRGRILFSEPEKDALDLVRQWGFVDAFRMHNSEANQYSWWDYRAGAFRRNLGLRIDHVWVTEPLAKESTSVLIDKEPRGWEKPSDHAPVVADFRLDS